The Gemmatimonadaceae bacterium genome window below encodes:
- a CDS encoding SMC family ATPase, with protein sequence MKLHSLKLRNFRQHVSSEIVFESGITGIIGPNGAGKTTILEAIAFALYAWSRSNRDQMLSQQASAGSSMGIELEFELGRHRYRIVRGRSSAELYLDGDPEPMAVTPTAVAEKLQRLLGMSRDEFFRTYFTGQKELAVMATMAASERARFLSRVLGYEKLRLAQDMVGERRRTLAAEITGLRAGMPDPAAVEKWLTEALARAAQANAAAQSAEHRNLLAGNALAMVTPKWALAQQNRDKALQIQADITANERDESSLRRNVERVSSELATIAEARAELAKLQRAVEPQEELRAELGILDEMYREEGRRKTLVESEIALREELDRLRARHTVIEKAPGLEEDVTVELEKKRAELEDAQGELEARRTEWVRDRQDADTKLHDLRKQLIEVQHQLDRVTSLGADGACPTCSRALGENLHTVVEHLTENVEALTADGLYYRNRFEQLSDMPSNVRALDERRRTLTGQAGALERKLARVQLAVQELGGIVRDIAFKDRRIEQMRRDIAAIARGFDAARYDFVRSELARLAPLQARLARLDALVEREPQVTRERGEYAGTLSSIESLLGTLRMRHKQMSFGVVDFDRLKADYDRYNAEARSAELSLNTASSDLRNSREALEKALASGQESKAIQATVDQREKERRLHEELDRAFNEMRTQLNAELRPELSDLATTFLRELMDSRTAEIELDEKYNITVLEDGISKPVLSGGEEDIANLVLRLAVSQMIAERSGQAFSLLILDEVFGSLDETRRFNVIELLRALGDRFEQVILITHIESVREGVDRVITVRFDSSAAASVVEQAHGGRDISSMGTLWEPVLITAGAA encoded by the coding sequence ATGAAGCTGCACTCGCTCAAACTCAGGAACTTTCGCCAGCATGTCTCCAGTGAGATCGTGTTCGAGTCCGGCATCACTGGGATCATCGGGCCGAACGGCGCGGGCAAGACCACTATTCTGGAGGCGATCGCGTTCGCGCTTTACGCGTGGAGCCGCTCAAACCGCGATCAGATGTTGTCCCAGCAAGCGAGCGCCGGCTCATCGATGGGTATAGAGCTGGAGTTCGAGCTCGGGCGTCACCGTTACCGCATCGTCCGAGGTCGCAGCTCGGCCGAGCTGTATCTCGATGGCGATCCGGAGCCGATGGCTGTGACGCCAACAGCGGTCGCCGAAAAGCTGCAGCGGCTGCTTGGCATGTCACGCGATGAATTCTTCAGAACCTATTTCACAGGACAGAAAGAGCTCGCGGTGATGGCGACGATGGCTGCCTCCGAGCGCGCTCGCTTTCTGTCCCGCGTGCTGGGTTATGAAAAGCTTCGATTGGCGCAGGACATGGTTGGCGAGCGACGTCGAACCCTTGCCGCAGAGATAACCGGATTGAGGGCAGGCATGCCCGACCCCGCTGCAGTCGAAAAATGGTTGACAGAGGCTCTCGCGAGAGCTGCGCAGGCAAACGCGGCGGCGCAGAGCGCTGAGCACAGAAATCTGCTTGCTGGAAACGCGCTGGCGATGGTCACTCCGAAATGGGCGCTGGCACAGCAGAACCGCGACAAGGCGCTGCAGATTCAGGCCGATATCACGGCAAATGAACGCGATGAATCGTCGCTTCGGCGAAACGTGGAGCGTGTATCGTCGGAGCTTGCCACAATTGCGGAAGCGCGAGCGGAGCTCGCGAAACTGCAACGAGCCGTCGAGCCGCAGGAAGAACTGCGAGCCGAGCTCGGCATTCTGGACGAGATGTACCGCGAGGAGGGTCGGCGCAAGACTCTGGTGGAAAGTGAAATTGCACTGCGTGAAGAGCTCGACCGGTTGCGGGCGCGCCACACGGTCATCGAAAAAGCACCGGGACTGGAAGAGGATGTCACGGTGGAGCTCGAGAAGAAGCGCGCCGAGCTTGAGGATGCGCAGGGTGAGCTCGAAGCCCGCCGCACCGAGTGGGTGCGCGACCGGCAGGATGCGGACACAAAGCTACACGACCTCCGCAAGCAGCTTATCGAAGTGCAGCACCAGCTCGACAGGGTCACGAGTCTCGGTGCTGACGGCGCCTGCCCAACCTGCAGCCGTGCCTTGGGCGAGAATCTGCATACTGTTGTAGAACATCTGACAGAGAACGTTGAGGCTCTCACGGCAGATGGCCTTTATTACCGCAACCGATTCGAGCAGTTGTCGGATATGCCTTCGAACGTGCGGGCGCTGGATGAGCGCCGGCGCACGCTCACAGGTCAGGCCGGCGCTCTCGAGCGAAAGCTTGCGCGGGTCCAGCTGGCGGTGCAGGAGCTCGGGGGCATCGTACGCGACATCGCCTTCAAGGATAGGCGCATCGAGCAGATGCGACGCGACATTGCCGCGATTGCGCGTGGGTTCGATGCCGCCCGCTACGATTTCGTGAGATCCGAGCTCGCCCGGCTCGCCCCGCTCCAGGCGCGCCTCGCCCGGCTGGACGCGCTTGTCGAGCGCGAGCCGCAGGTCACGCGGGAGCGAGGCGAATACGCCGGCACGCTGTCGTCAATCGAATCTCTGCTCGGAACACTCCGCATGAGACACAAACAGATGTCGTTTGGGGTGGTCGATTTCGACCGACTCAAAGCCGATTATGACAGGTACAACGCCGAAGCGAGATCCGCTGAACTTTCTCTGAATACCGCCAGCTCCGATCTCCGAAATTCGCGTGAGGCGCTTGAAAAAGCACTCGCGTCCGGGCAGGAGTCGAAAGCCATTCAGGCTACTGTCGACCAGCGCGAGAAGGAGCGCCGCCTTCACGAAGAACTCGACCGGGCTTTCAACGAAATGCGCACTCAGCTCAACGCCGAGCTCAGACCGGAGCTGTCCGACCTGGCGACCACGTTCCTGCGAGAGCTGATGGATTCCCGAACCGCCGAGATCGAGCTGGATGAGAAGTACAACATCACCGTGCTTGAGGATGGCATTAGCAAGCCGGTTCTCTCGGGGGGAGAAGAGGATATCGCCAACCTCGTGCTCCGGCTCGCCGTTTCGCAGATGATCGCCGAGCGATCGGGTCAGGCGTTCTCGCTTCTGATACTCGACGAGGTGTTTGGTTCCCTCGACGAAACGCGGCGCTTCAATGTGATCGAGCTTCTCCGCGCCCTTGGCGATCGTTTCGAGCAGGTCATTCTCATCACGCACATCGAATCGGTGCGCGAGGGAGTCGACAGAGTCATCACTGTCCGTTTCGATTCGTCGGCCGCTGCATCCGTGGTCGAGCAAGCACACGGCGGTCGGGACATATCATCGATGGGAACGCTGTGGGAGCCGGTGCTCATCACCGCCGGAGCCGCCTGA
- a CDS encoding GNAT family N-acetyltransferase — MAVSRSWRQARVPTGPHQMLDSDIPVLNAVFSDAFTDRYRRDGMAGVRVPYLNPAVWRFAIADAGSGAMLWRDDRGNIVAFNVVHQSGAEAWMGPLAVHPDLQAHGVGKTVVSAGIELLKTSGARVIGLETMPRTMDNIGFYSALGMTPGHLTLTVTVDGAHGPADDGRRRSVRLGSLHADELDHAVAECLALTASIAPGYDFSREIHLTEELSLGDTLTLWDRDELAGFAICHSVPLVEGRVREELRVLKLVARSDEDFDPLVTLLSDHARRSGTRRVAIRMQGQYGEAYQTLIRRGARVRWSDLRMTLEGYGENRPQRGVVLSNWEI, encoded by the coding sequence ATGGCCGTCTCGCGAAGCTGGCGCCAGGCGAGGGTTCCGACAGGACCGCATCAGATGCTGGACAGCGACATTCCGGTGCTCAACGCGGTCTTCAGTGACGCGTTTACAGATAGATACCGGCGCGACGGAATGGCAGGCGTTCGCGTCCCTTATTTGAATCCCGCAGTCTGGCGATTCGCGATCGCGGATGCAGGCAGCGGTGCGATGCTATGGCGCGACGACCGAGGCAACATCGTCGCATTCAACGTCGTCCACCAGTCTGGCGCCGAGGCATGGATGGGGCCGCTTGCAGTACATCCCGATCTACAGGCCCATGGGGTGGGTAAGACCGTGGTGTCGGCGGGCATCGAGCTGCTCAAAACCAGTGGCGCGCGGGTGATCGGCCTCGAGACGATGCCTCGCACGATGGACAACATCGGGTTCTATTCGGCACTGGGCATGACGCCGGGGCACCTGACACTCACTGTTACTGTCGATGGCGCGCACGGTCCGGCGGATGATGGCCGGCGCAGGTCAGTGCGACTGGGCAGTCTTCATGCCGACGAGCTGGACCATGCAGTGGCTGAGTGTCTTGCTCTGACTGCATCGATAGCGCCGGGCTATGACTTTTCCCGCGAGATTCATCTCACTGAGGAACTTTCTCTTGGTGATACATTGACGCTCTGGGACAGGGACGAGCTGGCCGGCTTCGCGATCTGTCATTCGGTGCCGCTTGTCGAAGGCCGGGTTCGCGAAGAGTTGCGCGTTCTCAAGCTGGTTGCGCGATCTGACGAAGATTTCGATCCGCTGGTGACGCTGCTCTCGGATCATGCACGGCGGAGTGGCACACGACGCGTGGCCATTCGCATGCAGGGGCAGTATGGGGAGGCGTATCAGACGCTCATCAGGCGGGGAGCGCGGGTGAGATGGTCGGACCTGCGGATGACTCTCGAGGGGTACGGAGAGAACCGGCCACAGCGAGGCGTGGTTCTGTCGAACTGGGAGATCTAG
- a CDS encoding serine/threonine-protein kinase, protein MTDALRNTLQQAVGNAYRIERELGAGGMSRVFVAHDASLDRDVVVKVLSAESTNGISGDRFRREIQVIARLQHPHIVSILSAGTADGALYYIMPFVRGETLRARMTREGPMAIPRAVRLLREVLDALAFAHGQGVVHRDIKPENVLLEAGHAVVADFGIAKALSEAGNMTSVGIALGTPAYMAPEQATADPSTDHRADLYAVGVLAYELLAGSPPFSGSAQQVITAHITIPAPHVRTARADVPDALSQLVAHALAKDPSARPQSAHEMLTALDALSTSSGTPTHGVLPAPRAEAGRSVPRCWCLRLPCPPPFFSNRAPPPPLR, encoded by the coding sequence ATGACCGACGCCCTCCGAAACACGCTCCAGCAGGCGGTTGGAAACGCCTATCGTATCGAGCGTGAGCTCGGTGCCGGCGGCATGTCGCGCGTGTTCGTCGCGCACGACGCGTCGCTCGATCGCGACGTCGTGGTGAAGGTTCTATCGGCGGAGTCAACCAACGGAATCAGTGGCGATCGGTTTCGCCGTGAAATTCAGGTTATCGCCAGGCTTCAGCACCCGCACATCGTGTCCATCCTTTCGGCGGGCACGGCGGACGGCGCACTTTACTACATCATGCCGTTCGTGCGCGGCGAGACGTTGCGTGCACGCATGACCCGCGAAGGGCCGATGGCCATTCCGCGTGCAGTCAGGCTGTTACGGGAGGTGCTCGACGCACTCGCGTTTGCACACGGGCAAGGCGTCGTGCACCGTGACATCAAGCCGGAGAACGTGCTCCTCGAGGCGGGGCATGCGGTGGTCGCCGACTTCGGCATAGCGAAAGCGCTGAGCGAAGCGGGCAACATGACATCGGTAGGCATTGCGCTGGGCACCCCCGCATACATGGCTCCAGAGCAGGCAACGGCCGATCCCAGTACCGATCACCGCGCAGATCTTTACGCCGTCGGTGTACTTGCGTACGAGCTTCTCGCCGGCTCGCCGCCGTTCAGCGGCAGCGCGCAACAGGTGATCACGGCCCACATTACCATTCCTGCGCCCCATGTCCGCACGGCTCGCGCGGATGTTCCTGACGCATTGAGCCAGCTGGTCGCGCATGCTCTCGCCAAGGATCCCTCGGCGCGTCCGCAGAGTGCACACGAAATGCTCACCGCTCTCGATGCGCTATCGACGTCGAGCGGCACCCCCACGCACGGAGTTTTACCCGCTCCGCGCGCAGAAGCTGGCCGATCGGTGCCGCGGTGCTGGTGCTTGCGATTGCCGTGTCCGCCGCCGTTTTTCTCAAATCGCGCTCCGCCGCCGCCGCTCCGGTAG
- a CDS encoding nuclear transport factor 2 family protein, whose translation MRVLTTLTALCIATLACAPTAQNRASPAAGPTVDRDAERSVVVTVERLFEAMRTRDTAVIRQLLAPELVLVSIGPGGTRAHRTQTVPDLLRAIAGSPEELRERMWSPEVRLDGPVATLWAPYDFHIGARLSHCGYDAVQLVNQGGQWIITGLTYTVRPAPCATRPG comes from the coding sequence ATGCGCGTCTTGACAACTCTTACAGCACTTTGCATCGCCACGCTTGCCTGTGCCCCGACTGCGCAGAATCGGGCTTCACCCGCCGCAGGTCCGACAGTCGACCGCGACGCGGAACGCAGCGTTGTGGTGACCGTCGAGCGCCTCTTCGAGGCGATGCGAACTCGAGACACAGCGGTGATTCGCCAGCTCCTTGCACCCGAACTTGTGCTGGTTTCGATCGGACCCGGAGGTACTCGCGCTCACCGCACCCAGACTGTGCCGGATTTGCTGCGTGCGATCGCTGGCAGCCCGGAGGAACTGAGGGAGCGCATGTGGTCGCCGGAGGTGCGGCTCGATGGTCCTGTCGCTACTCTTTGGGCGCCTTATGACTTCCATATTGGTGCACGGCTGAGCCACTGCGGTTATGACGCTGTTCAGCTTGTGAACCAAGGCGGCCAATGGATTATTACCGGTCTGACCTACACCGTGCGTCCCGCCCCATGTGCCACTCGACCCGGCTGA
- a CDS encoding TetR/AcrR family transcriptional regulator, producing the protein MSNKPALNVRKVASSDPRIARSTRALGAALVELMLEEKFDNITVQSILDRADVGRSTFYAHFRNKHDVLHTSYERMFGWLEQQMDASSGAGVRIAPVAEFAVHLADAEPLLDALRSSGQLQQISDLGVDFLAAIIERHVRSIPGSNPPVPASLVARMLAGALMQMLEWFGERRASTTPAQMDAMFHSLARTWLLRASYEPVS; encoded by the coding sequence ATGTCGAACAAGCCAGCACTAAATGTCCGGAAAGTCGCATCTTCCGACCCGAGGATCGCGCGGAGCACTCGCGCCCTCGGCGCCGCACTGGTGGAGCTGATGCTGGAGGAAAAGTTCGACAACATCACGGTTCAGAGCATTCTTGACCGCGCTGATGTAGGCCGGTCGACCTTCTACGCGCACTTTCGAAACAAGCACGATGTTCTGCACACGAGCTACGAAAGGATGTTCGGCTGGCTGGAGCAGCAGATGGACGCCTCATCCGGAGCTGGTGTCCGAATAGCTCCTGTCGCCGAATTCGCTGTACACCTCGCCGATGCTGAGCCGCTTCTGGATGCACTGCGGTCCTCGGGGCAGTTGCAGCAAATATCAGATCTCGGCGTCGATTTCCTCGCTGCCATTATCGAACGACATGTCAGGTCGATACCCGGATCGAACCCACCGGTCCCCGCATCACTGGTTGCGCGCATGCTCGCCGGCGCGCTGATGCAGATGTTGGAATGGTTCGGCGAGCGGCGTGCTTCGACTACTCCGGCACAGATGGACGCAATGTTCCACTCGCTGGCGCGGACATGGCTGCTCCGCGCCTCCTACGAGCCCGTCAGCTAA
- a CDS encoding S8 family serine peptidase, translated as MSKLVLPALDARAVSLRTLATLGFALLLSACDAQRTVLPPSAAVQQSSALLTGSAATADVLVGFTQAPGASQVTLVESLGGRVTRRYKYIPVVAASIPVAQRDLLAASAGVKFVEDDNELAPYGGKQIIDYGVSKIEAPAAWALGYSGQNVKVAIFDSGIDLTNPDLVVVGGVNFIPNSAADPTVDPLNYGDCFGHGTHVGGIVGATNNGNGTVGVAPKAQLYAIRFFDCAGGGATKSRELAGLEWAIDNGMDVINMSFGCCTIVQAGQRIHVPLASEAEEMAMNAAYERGIVLIAASGNSSVVNGQSVNQPVIAYPAAYASVVAVGATDDEDRLSSFSQFGDDQELTAPGVQNLSSYLVGKGSRAALTVDTDGGNELGSIPMLFAGLTSRTGLTSAAVFAGFGSAPEFAMVNCVGKIAVVSRGANLTFAQKTEAAMNAGCAGIVMHNNQPGSFAGTLGTATAPDGRAWIPAISISLDDGLYLDEKIRNGPTSVTLLNTVGNLASLSGTSMASPHAAGVAALVLSKNPNLTPAQVRQVLRASANDLGTPGWDPVFGYGRINAKRAVQQTP; from the coding sequence ATGTCGAAGCTCGTACTTCCCGCGCTCGACGCCCGCGCGGTGTCGCTACGCACTCTTGCGACGCTCGGGTTCGCCCTTCTCCTCTCCGCCTGCGACGCGCAACGCACGGTGTTGCCACCCTCCGCCGCCGTCCAGCAGAGCTCGGCTCTTTTGACGGGGTCGGCGGCAACGGCGGATGTGCTCGTCGGCTTCACCCAGGCGCCTGGCGCCAGTCAGGTGACGCTCGTCGAGTCGCTCGGCGGGCGCGTCACGCGGCGATACAAGTACATTCCCGTGGTCGCTGCCTCGATTCCCGTCGCTCAGCGTGACCTGCTCGCCGCGTCGGCCGGGGTCAAGTTTGTCGAGGACGATAACGAGCTCGCGCCGTATGGCGGCAAGCAGATCATCGACTATGGTGTCTCGAAGATCGAGGCGCCCGCAGCGTGGGCGCTCGGCTACAGCGGGCAGAACGTGAAGGTGGCGATTTTCGACTCGGGGATTGACCTCACCAATCCGGACCTCGTCGTCGTCGGCGGCGTGAACTTCATTCCCAACTCCGCAGCCGACCCGACCGTCGACCCATTGAACTACGGCGACTGCTTCGGCCATGGCACACATGTCGGCGGGATCGTCGGCGCCACCAACAACGGGAACGGCACGGTTGGCGTCGCGCCCAAGGCGCAGCTCTACGCCATCCGATTCTTCGATTGCGCCGGAGGCGGCGCGACCAAGTCGCGCGAGCTCGCCGGCCTCGAGTGGGCGATCGACAACGGGATGGACGTCATCAACATGTCGTTCGGCTGCTGCACTATCGTGCAGGCGGGGCAGCGCATCCATGTGCCCCTCGCGAGCGAGGCCGAGGAGATGGCCATGAACGCCGCCTATGAGCGCGGAATCGTGCTCATCGCAGCCTCGGGCAACAGCTCGGTGGTCAACGGGCAGAGCGTCAACCAACCGGTGATAGCCTATCCAGCGGCGTACGCCTCGGTGGTCGCGGTCGGCGCGACCGATGACGAGGATCGACTCTCATCGTTCTCGCAGTTCGGCGACGACCAGGAACTCACCGCGCCTGGGGTGCAGAACTTGTCGTCGTACCTGGTGGGAAAGGGAAGCCGCGCCGCGCTCACGGTGGACACTGACGGCGGCAACGAGCTCGGGAGCATTCCGATGCTCTTCGCGGGGCTGACGTCGAGGACCGGACTTACGTCGGCGGCGGTGTTTGCCGGGTTCGGCTCGGCGCCGGAGTTCGCGATGGTCAACTGTGTCGGGAAGATTGCCGTGGTGAGCCGCGGGGCAAACCTGACGTTCGCGCAGAAGACGGAAGCCGCGATGAACGCCGGGTGCGCCGGGATCGTCATGCACAACAACCAGCCGGGAAGCTTCGCCGGCACGCTCGGCACAGCGACGGCTCCCGACGGCCGGGCCTGGATCCCGGCGATCTCGATCTCGCTCGACGACGGACTGTACCTCGACGAGAAGATCCGCAACGGCCCGACGTCGGTCACGCTGCTGAACACCGTCGGCAACCTCGCGTCGCTCAGCGGCACGTCGATGGCCTCGCCGCATGCGGCAGGGGTCGCCGCACTGGTGCTTAGCAAGAACCCCAACCTCACCCCCGCGCAGGTGCGCCAGGTGTTGCGGGCGAGCGCGAACGACCTCGGCACGCCAGGGTGGGATCCGGTGTTCGGTTACGGGCGCATCAATGCGAAGCGCGCAGTGCAACAGACGCCGTGA
- a CDS encoding NAD(P)H-binding protein, producing the protein MTAPLGGYTTPSDSSDSAALTGVAEQPQPSELFRDRPVVVTGAAGLVGSQVCRVLTDAGWKVRAVVRDIAGATTRIGQIPVEIRVGDIRNAESMRAAMAGGSALVHLAAIAIEKSGESYADVNTDATAVVLDAARRAGVERVIYMSQNGADSSSPYDFLRSKGRAQDMVTASGAKWTILRPSVIFGPDDEFVNVLGRMVRLSPFVFPLPGGGTARFQPIAAGDVATVVRKALSDNATIGGSFSIGGSTPLTLRQMTERILVAMNTHRKLVGMPVSAVRPLVAAAQKLLPRPPLTTALLDLLAIDNVIPENDITTVFGIVPVPFAPEELLYLRKITAGSALGSMFGKS; encoded by the coding sequence GTGACGGCACCGTTGGGTGGCTACACGACGCCCTCTGATTCGTCGGACAGCGCCGCACTCACTGGTGTGGCCGAACAGCCGCAACCGTCTGAACTATTTCGCGACCGGCCTGTCGTCGTCACGGGAGCAGCGGGACTGGTGGGATCGCAGGTATGTCGTGTACTGACTGACGCTGGGTGGAAGGTTCGCGCCGTTGTGAGAGACATCGCAGGCGCGACAACGCGAATCGGTCAGATCCCCGTCGAGATTCGCGTGGGCGACATCCGCAACGCTGAATCGATGCGCGCCGCGATGGCTGGCGGGAGTGCACTCGTCCACCTGGCCGCAATCGCGATTGAGAAAAGCGGCGAGAGTTATGCGGACGTCAACACCGATGCAACAGCGGTAGTTCTCGATGCCGCGCGGCGCGCCGGCGTTGAACGGGTCATTTACATGTCGCAGAATGGGGCCGACAGTTCCTCTCCGTACGATTTTCTGCGCAGTAAAGGGCGCGCGCAGGATATGGTTACAGCCAGCGGCGCAAAGTGGACCATACTCCGGCCATCGGTAATATTCGGACCGGACGACGAGTTTGTGAACGTGCTGGGGCGGATGGTTCGATTGTCGCCGTTCGTGTTCCCTCTTCCCGGCGGAGGCACGGCGCGCTTTCAGCCCATTGCCGCCGGCGATGTTGCGACTGTGGTGAGAAAGGCACTCAGCGACAATGCCACAATCGGTGGGAGCTTCTCGATCGGAGGTTCAACACCACTGACTCTCAGGCAGATGACAGAGCGGATTCTTGTGGCGATGAACACGCACCGCAAGCTCGTCGGAATGCCGGTGAGTGCGGTTCGTCCACTGGTTGCCGCAGCGCAGAAACTTCTACCCAGGCCGCCGCTGACGACCGCGCTGCTCGATCTGCTCGCGATCGACAATGTGATTCCTGAAAACGATATCACGACGGTGTTCGGTATTGTCCCGGTTCCGTTCGCGCCGGAGGAGCTGCTTTATCTCCGGAAAATTACCGCTGGCTCGGCACTGGGGTCGATGTTCGGAAAATCCTAA
- a CDS encoding 6-carboxytetrahydropterin synthase encodes MPHVTVTRRLRFNAAHRVFNPAFSDAQNQATFGKCNNPNWHGHNYILDVSVGGVIDESTGYVLDLGRLKEIVEREVVDVVDHRNLNIDVPFMNDRIPTAENMVVAFWKVLQPAVAPAQLTRLVLWETDNNYVEYTGT; translated from the coding sequence ATGCCACACGTCACGGTCACTCGCCGCCTGCGATTCAATGCCGCGCATCGCGTATTCAATCCGGCTTTCTCCGACGCACAGAACCAGGCGACGTTCGGCAAATGCAACAATCCCAACTGGCACGGGCACAATTACATTCTCGACGTGTCGGTCGGCGGAGTGATCGACGAAAGTACGGGCTATGTGCTCGATCTAGGCCGGCTGAAGGAAATCGTTGAGCGCGAGGTCGTGGACGTCGTGGATCACCGGAACCTCAACATCGACGTACCGTTCATGAACGACAGAATTCCTACCGCCGAGAACATGGTGGTCGCGTTCTGGAAGGTGTTGCAACCGGCTGTGGCTCCGGCGCAGCTGACCCGACTTGTTCTCTGGGAGACCGACAACAACTATGTCGAATACACCGGGACCTGA
- the folE gene encoding GTP cyclohydrolase I FolE, translated as MEDLVRRQLELLGEDASREGLLRTPGRVAASLQWLTQGYAQDARQVIGDALFDECHPNMVMVRDIELYSMCEHHMLPFYGKAHVAYIPNGRIVGLSKLPRVVDVFARRLQVQERLTEQIAEALSDVLEPMGVGVVIEAHHLCMMMRGVQKQNSKTITSALRGVFRDDPKTRDEFLRLAHNGRD; from the coding sequence ATGGAGGATCTGGTCCGCCGACAGCTCGAATTGCTCGGCGAGGATGCATCGCGCGAGGGGCTCCTCAGGACTCCGGGCCGTGTCGCTGCTTCACTCCAATGGCTGACGCAGGGGTACGCGCAGGATGCCCGCCAGGTAATTGGTGACGCATTGTTCGACGAATGTCATCCCAACATGGTGATGGTGCGCGATATCGAGCTCTATTCGATGTGCGAGCACCACATGCTGCCGTTTTACGGCAAGGCGCATGTCGCCTACATCCCGAATGGCCGCATCGTTGGACTGTCGAAGCTGCCCCGGGTTGTCGACGTTTTTGCGCGGCGTCTCCAGGTACAGGAGCGGCTTACCGAGCAGATTGCTGAAGCCTTGAGCGACGTGCTGGAACCGATGGGTGTCGGGGTGGTAATCGAGGCGCACCACCTGTGCATGATGATGCGCGGCGTGCAGAAGCAGAACTCGAAAACCATCACTTCGGCGCTGCGCGGTGTGTTTCGCGACGATCCCAAGACTCGCGACGAGTTTCTGCGCCTGGCGCACAACGGCAGGGATTAG
- a CDS encoding SDR family oxidoreductase yields MPALSGRNVVVTGASRGIGAEISRQLAASGARVALLARTESALKTVAAEIGSASIVIRCDFSDSRSVDEATAEVSRAFGDAPDILVNNAGSFHLAPLHELSVVALSESLQTNLVAPFILVRAFLARMRARGSGHIVTIGSVADRSVFPDNGAYAASKHGLRAMHEVLLAELRGTGVRATLVSPSAVDTSLWDPIDTESGATPYPSRQSMLSPQAVARAVLFALEQPEEVNIDELRLSRS; encoded by the coding sequence ATGCCCGCGTTGTCCGGCAGGAACGTTGTCGTCACTGGCGCGTCGCGCGGCATCGGGGCAGAGATTTCGCGGCAGCTGGCTGCTTCGGGCGCGAGGGTGGCGCTGCTTGCAAGAACGGAGTCGGCGCTCAAGACAGTCGCAGCCGAGATCGGAAGTGCTTCCATTGTCATTCGATGTGATTTCTCCGACAGCCGGTCCGTCGACGAAGCAACTGCTGAAGTGAGCCGTGCGTTTGGTGACGCACCGGATATTCTGGTGAACAATGCCGGGTCATTTCACCTGGCCCCGCTGCATGAGTTGTCCGTTGTCGCGTTATCTGAGTCGCTACAGACCAATCTCGTCGCTCCGTTCATCCTCGTGCGTGCATTCCTGGCCCGGATGCGTGCAAGGGGCAGCGGTCACATCGTGACCATCGGCTCGGTTGCGGATCGGTCAGTATTTCCGGACAACGGCGCCTATGCGGCAAGCAAACACGGCCTGCGAGCAATGCATGAGGTGTTGCTCGCCGAGCTGCGCGGCACCGGTGTCAGGGCCACTCTGGTTTCGCCGTCGGCCGTGGACACAAGTCTATGGGATCCCATAGATACCGAGAGCGGCGCCACTCCATATCCGAGCCGCCAGTCAATGCTCTCGCCACAGGCCGTTGCGCGCGCGGTGCTGTTTGCGCTGGAGCAGCCCGAGGAGGTCAACATCGACGAGCTGCGCCTCTCCCGAAGCTGA